One genomic window of Bacilli bacterium PM5-9 includes the following:
- a CDS encoding cell filamentation protein (product_source=KO:K04095; cath_funfam=1.10.3290.10; cog=COG2184; ko=KO:K04095; pfam=PF02661; superfamily=140931): MQKKKTKMMEIDQLQLKEIIDSIKKIKENNDINIYNDDLKVAEEKISYLLDNSNHELKDYQSFLRAKKLFDTQIVNEEAGTFKALKKIHEYLFDGIYDYAGKIRDVNISKGNTRFASVIYIMDAIKEVEKMKQSNFEEIINKYIEMNIVHPFRDGNGRSMRIWLDMILKKELNKCVDWSLVDKYNYLSAMERSITNTLEITELLKNALTDKINDRMIFIKGIEQSYYYETSD, translated from the coding sequence GTGCAAAAGAAAAAAACTAAAATGATGGAAATAGATCAATTACAACTAAAAGAAATAATAGACAGTATTAAAAAAATAAAAGAAAATAATGATATTAATATATACAATGATGATTTAAAAGTGGCTGAAGAAAAAATTAGTTATTTACTAGATAATTCAAATCATGAATTAAAAGATTATCAATCATTTTTACGAGCAAAAAAATTATTTGATACACAAATAGTTAATGAAGAGGCAGGAACATTTAAAGCATTAAAAAAAATACATGAATATTTATTTGACGGTATATATGATTATGCTGGTAAAATAAGAGATGTTAATATTTCAAAGGGAAATACTAGGTTTGCCTCAGTTATATATATTATGGATGCTATTAAAGAAGTTGAAAAAATGAAACAAAGTAATTTTGAAGAGATAATAAATAAGTATATTGAGATGAATATTGTTCACCCATTTAGAGATGGTAATGGACGTAGTATGAGAATATGGCTTGATATGATTTTAAAAAAAGAACTTAATAAGTGTGTTGATTGGTCTTTAGTAGATAAATACAATTATTTATCTGCTATGGAAAGAAGTATTACTAATACTTTGGAGATAACTGAATTACTAAAAAATGCCTTAACTGATAAAATTAATGATAGAATGATATTCATAAAAGGAATTGAACAATCATATTATTATGAAACAAGCGATTAA
- a CDS encoding hypothetical protein (product_source=Hypo-rule applied; superfamily=81333; transmembrane_helix_parts=Inside_1_20,TMhelix_21_42,Outside_43_43) — protein sequence MPPYRSIYRNNKISDKAKRNYMILRIILIFAIAILSFVLNFIM from the coding sequence TTGCCGCCATATAGATCAATTTATCGTAATAATAAGATATCTGACAAAGCAAAAAGAAATTATATGATTTTAAGAATTATTCTTATTTTTGCAATTGCTATTTTATCATTTGTTCTAAATTTTATAATGTAA
- a CDS encoding hypothetical protein (product_source=Hypo-rule applied; cleavage_site_network=SignalP-noTM; pfam=PF09479; transmembrane_helix_parts=Inside_1_8,TMhelix_9_28,Outside_29_307), which translates to MNKRTEKWFFSFALIVLALLLSTNVNATEKSYTKNTIISIKTEFKNEKQFPINYFELNYGNVAGLDAGNTEVVNGSLLVDGQTRSFSISTINNKKVLAFNSTFADKATNETINISFDLKVLNNTILDIDSGLNHSGKVRNTNTAESALVIGGSAIVDINIVTYPVTYHANGGSGSAPLENNKKTGQTFIVASNTFTAPEKMVFVKWNTQPDGSGISYLPNETITMNNSGINLYAIWNIIPSNENKEDNNNNNEKENDKNNNNNNKNNDKNNKKPDLPNTGSSTLSSLSILTMSILVLSFGYSKIKNY; encoded by the coding sequence ATGAATAAAAGAACAGAAAAATGGTTTTTTAGTTTTGCACTAATAGTATTGGCACTTCTTTTATCGACTAATGTTAATGCAACTGAAAAAAGTTATACAAAAAACACAATCATAAGTATCAAAACAGAATTTAAAAATGAAAAACAATTTCCAATTAATTATTTTGAGTTAAACTATGGAAATGTAGCAGGATTAGATGCAGGTAATACTGAAGTTGTAAATGGATCATTATTAGTTGATGGACAAACACGTTCATTTTCAATTTCTACCATAAATAATAAAAAAGTCCTTGCTTTTAATTCAACATTTGCTGATAAAGCAACTAATGAAACAATAAATATATCATTTGACCTTAAAGTACTGAATAATACAATTTTAGATATTGATAGTGGATTAAATCATAGTGGAAAAGTTAGAAATACTAATACTGCTGAAAGTGCTTTAGTTATTGGTGGTTCAGCAATTGTAGATATTAATATAGTAACTTATCCAGTTACTTATCATGCGAATGGTGGTAGTGGAAGTGCTCCATTAGAAAACAACAAGAAAACTGGTCAAACTTTTATAGTTGCTAGTAATACATTCACTGCACCTGAAAAAATGGTCTTTGTAAAATGGAATACTCAACCTGATGGTAGTGGAATAAGTTACTTACCTAATGAAACAATTACAATGAATAATTCAGGGATAAATTTATACGCTATTTGGAATATTATTCCATCTAATGAAAACAAAGAAGATAATAATAATAATAATGAAAAAGAGAACGATAAAAACAATAATAATAACAACAAAAATAATGATAAAAACAATAAAAAACCAGATTTACCAAATACAGGTAGTTCTACATTATCATCACTTTCTATTTTAACAATGTCTATACTTGTTTTATCATTTGGTTATAGTAAAATAAAAAATTACTAA
- a CDS encoding lysophospholipase L1-like esterase (product_source=COG2755; cath_funfam=3.40.50.1110; cog=COG2755; pfam=PF13472; superfamily=52266), whose amino-acid sequence MKNILIFGDSNTYGLKADGSGRFTYDIRYPGRLQKLLGNEYFIVEEGCPGRTTIFEDPTRYHLKATDYLFPCLYSHLPLDLIVIMLGTNDCKTVFDNSSDDIKEGLRKVVTLTKEYTENKVPILIMVPPTLGDDIYLDTFDEDFADKSLVVAKELAQKYKDLANEEKTYYFDASKYVKVSPIDQEHMDEKNHEILADKLVSVIKDILK is encoded by the coding sequence ATGAAAAACATTTTAATTTTTGGTGATTCAAATACATATGGTTTGAAAGCAGATGGTAGTGGAAGATTTACTTATGATATAAGATATCCTGGTAGATTACAAAAACTTTTAGGAAATGAATATTTTATTGTTGAGGAAGGGTGCCCAGGAAGAACAACTATTTTTGAAGACCCAACTCGTTATCACTTAAAAGCAACTGATTACTTATTTCCTTGTTTATACTCGCATTTGCCATTAGATTTGATTGTTATTATGTTAGGTACAAATGATTGTAAAACAGTATTTGATAATTCAAGTGATGATATTAAGGAAGGATTAAGAAAGGTTGTTACTTTAACAAAAGAATACACTGAAAACAAAGTACCAATCTTAATTATGGTTCCACCAACACTTGGTGATGATATTTATTTGGATACTTTTGATGAAGATTTTGCTGATAAATCATTAGTTGTCGCTAAAGAGTTAGCACAAAAATATAAAGACTTAGCTAATGAGGAAAAAACATATTACTTTGATGCATCAAAATATGTTAAAGTTAGTCCAATTGATCAAGAACATATGGACGAAAAAAATCATGAAATACTTGCAGACAAATTAGTAAGTGTAATTAAAGATATTTTAAAATAA
- a CDS encoding hypothetical protein (product_source=Hypo-rule applied; transmembrane_helix_parts=Inside_1_25,TMhelix_26_48,Outside_49_50), producing MDEKEYVMKNEMIDNSFNTPKPFVKIIKILVAILLVIGAIYLISILIAMF from the coding sequence ATGGATGAAAAAGAATATGTAATGAAGAATGAAATGATTGATAATAGTTTTAATACACCAAAACCGTTTGTTAAAATTATTAAAATTTTGGTTGCGATATTATTAGTTATTGGAGCAATTTATCTTATAAGTATTTTAATTGCAATGTTTTAA
- a CDS encoding glutamate 5-kinase (product_source=KO:K00931; cath_funfam=2.30.130.10,3.40.1160.10; cog=COG0263; ko=KO:K00931; pfam=PF00696,PF01472; smart=SM00359; superfamily=53633,88697; tigrfam=TIGR01027) — MKKELNDIKRVVIKIGTSTLTKENAKMDVDRIKKIIKQIAYLRKNGYEVIFVSSGAVGSGNGKLGIKKNTSVAQKQASAAVGQVQLMKLYEELLEKEDLLMGQILLTKDDVTNRKRNLNTKNTINELLKMGIIPVINENDSTVVDEIKVGDNDNLSALVAIMMDASLLVLLSDIDGIYTDNPAKNKDAEFLDVIEKVDKKVFSYAKDKGSEFAVGGMLTKLESAKKVTTAGINMIIANGSRDNILVDIVNNDYKGSLFLARNSKLVAKKKWLLLSSSQKGEVIINNCAVVALKKGVNSLLPVGVVKVNKTFDFGDTVAVIDEKNNLIAYGITNYSSEDIEKNKGKKSSEINDLYETVIHIDNMVLVEEED, encoded by the coding sequence ATGAAAAAGGAATTAAATGATATAAAAAGAGTTGTTATTAAAATTGGAACTTCAACATTAACAAAAGAAAATGCTAAGATGGATGTTGATAGAATTAAAAAAATAATTAAGCAAATTGCTTATTTGAGAAAAAATGGCTATGAAGTTATTTTTGTTTCAAGTGGAGCAGTTGGTAGTGGAAATGGTAAACTTGGAATTAAGAAAAACACTAGTGTTGCACAAAAACAAGCAAGTGCAGCAGTTGGACAAGTACAATTAATGAAGTTATATGAAGAATTACTTGAAAAAGAAGATCTTTTAATGGGTCAAATCTTATTGACTAAAGATGATGTTACAAATAGAAAGAGAAATTTAAATACAAAAAATACTATAAATGAATTATTAAAAATGGGAATAATCCCAGTAATTAATGAAAATGACTCAACAGTAGTTGATGAAATAAAAGTAGGAGATAATGATAATTTAAGTGCATTGGTCGCAATTATGATGGATGCATCTTTGTTAGTTCTATTATCTGATATTGATGGTATTTATACTGATAACCCCGCAAAAAATAAGGATGCAGAGTTTTTGGATGTTATTGAAAAAGTTGATAAAAAAGTATTTTCTTATGCAAAAGATAAAGGATCTGAATTTGCTGTTGGAGGAATGCTTACAAAATTAGAATCAGCAAAAAAAGTAACTACTGCAGGTATTAATATGATAATAGCTAATGGTTCAAGAGATAATATATTAGTTGATATTGTTAATAATGATTATAAAGGAAGTCTTTTTTTAGCGAGAAATTCAAAATTAGTTGCTAAAAAGAAATGGTTATTACTTTCATCAAGTCAAAAAGGTGAAGTTATTATTAATAATTGTGCAGTTGTTGCGTTGAAAAAAGGAGTAAATAGTTTGTTGCCAGTTGGTGTTGTCAAAGTTAATAAAACATTTGATTTTGGTGATACAGTTGCAGTTATTGATGAAAAAAATAATTTAATTGCTTATGGAATAACTAATTATTCTAGTGAAGATATTGAAAAAAATAAAGGTAAGAAAAGTAGTGAGATAAATGATTTATATGAAACAGTTATTCATATTGATAATATGGTATTAGTTGAGGAGGAAGATTAA
- a CDS encoding glutamate-5-semialdehyde dehydrogenase (product_source=KO:K00147; cath_funfam=3.40.605.10; cog=COG0014; ko=KO:K00147; pfam=PF00171; superfamily=53720; tigrfam=TIGR00407) — protein sequence MSDYLISVGKKAKKASYETVILDTKIINDALMMMAEKIEQEKTSIIAENAKDVEAAKSKLDNVMLDRLTLTEARVQDLADNLRLVARLESPLNKVEYSYQSLKGFRVRNISVPLGVILMIYEARPNVTIEAMSLSLKSGNAIILRGSSSTLNTNKKLVELVSNVGKEVGLPDNFVQLIETTSYDDVTNLVKMNDYIDVVIPRGGAKLIQNVVTNATVPIIETGVGNNFAYVDASAEYKKAVEVIVNAKAHRVTVCNSLEKVLIHKDVAQEFITELEKQLKASNVEIRAHKNIIDRFSDVNEFSDDELSLEYLNYIIGIKEVSSIDEAIEIINEYSTKHSNIILSTSFYDIEKFTKQIDSACVFVNVSSRFSDGVEFGLGSEIGISTQKLHARGPMGLKALTTTKSIIVGEYEIKE from the coding sequence ATGAGCGATTATTTAATTAGTGTTGGTAAGAAGGCAAAAAAAGCCTCTTATGAAACAGTGATTTTAGATACAAAAATAATAAATGATGCATTAATGATGATGGCAGAAAAAATCGAACAAGAAAAAACCAGCATAATTGCTGAAAATGCTAAAGATGTTGAAGCTGCAAAAAGTAAACTTGATAATGTAATGTTAGATCGTTTAACTTTAACTGAAGCAAGAGTTCAAGATTTAGCTGATAATTTAAGATTAGTTGCTAGATTAGAAAGCCCATTGAATAAAGTAGAATATTCATATCAAAGTTTAAAAGGGTTTAGAGTAAGAAATATAAGTGTTCCACTTGGTGTTATTTTAATGATATATGAAGCTAGACCAAATGTTACTATTGAGGCTATGTCATTAAGTTTAAAAAGTGGTAATGCAATAATTTTAAGAGGAAGTTCATCTACTTTAAATACAAATAAAAAATTAGTTGAACTTGTAAGTAATGTAGGTAAAGAAGTAGGTTTACCAGATAATTTTGTGCAATTAATTGAAACAACATCTTATGATGATGTAACTAATCTAGTTAAAATGAATGATTATATTGATGTTGTTATACCTCGAGGTGGAGCTAAATTAATACAAAATGTTGTAACAAATGCAACAGTACCAATAATTGAAACTGGTGTTGGGAATAATTTTGCTTATGTTGATGCTAGTGCAGAATATAAAAAAGCAGTTGAAGTAATTGTAAATGCAAAAGCACACCGAGTAACTGTTTGTAATAGTTTAGAAAAAGTTTTAATTCATAAAGATGTTGCACAAGAATTTATTACTGAATTAGAGAAACAGTTAAAAGCAAGCAATGTTGAAATAAGAGCACATAAAAATATTATTGATAGATTTAGTGATGTAAATGAGTTTAGTGATGATGAGTTATCTTTAGAATATTTAAATTATATTATTGGAATTAAAGAAGTATCATCAATTGATGAAGCAATTGAAATAATAAATGAATATAGCACTAAACATTCAAATATTATTTTATCAACATCTTTCTATGATATTGAAAAATTCACTAAACAAATTGATAGTGCATGTGTATTTGTAAATGTATCATCAAGATTCTCTGATGGAGTTGAGTTTGGACTTGGTTCTGAAATTGGAATTAGTACTCAAAAGCTACATGCTAGAGGACCAATGGGATTAAAAGCACTTACAACTACTAAGAGTATTATTGTTGGTGAATATGAAATAAAAGAATAA
- a CDS encoding hypothetical protein (product_source=Hypo-rule applied; cath_funfam=1.10.520.20) — protein sequence MIAFFMQKNRITSKKRKRVIERIFYDFINKVIKNNLEGKCL from the coding sequence ATGATTGCTTTTTTTATGCAAAAAAATAGGATAACTAGCAAAAAAAGAAAAAGAGTTATTGAAAGGATATTTTATGACTTTATAAATAAAGTTATAAAAAATAATTTAGAAGGGAAATGTTTATGA